TTGATCCAAAACGACCAGCGCGTCCAATGCGATGCAAATAGGTGACCAAGTCTTTGGGCGGATCCAAGTTAATAACCAAATTGGCATGTGAAGAGTCCACGCCTCGTGCCATCAAATCTGTGGCAACCATGGTACGCGTTTTGAAATTGCGATAGGCCTGCAGTAAGATAAGTCAACAATAAGTATGAAAAACTGGATATTCTATAACAGAAATAGTAAGTATCTTAAATTTAAGATATAGCTTTACATGAAAACTAGTTGAGTGcgaaaaaatacttatttgttatttaaagaATCATTTTTACAATTCTCTGAAATCCGAATCAGAATATAAGACTTTAAAGTAAAGTTAAGCTAGttcaaaaatgcaatttatttattttattcatatatctactaaaaacaaacacgatctaaaaaaataaataattacctTTTAGATATGAGAGTAATATATTAAGTTCAAATTCAATGAAACAAATTGTTAAGACATtttaactatatataaatcttTAAAGTTGTTCAAAAAAGATActgattaaaatattaacacaCAGATTAGATTGAAGTGCTAGAGGAGTGCAATTCTTCAGAATATAGCCTACGAGATTTGATCGTATGATCaaagaatttttctttttataatattttagccttaacaaaatgtacaacaaaacACATCGCTTTGAGCAATAATAAATCCAATGGAAGTctcttacattttttataaaacaaacaaaaaactttctttataattttcgagtatttaaaaaaaattgcgaTATAACTGATATTAAATTACTATAACTAATACACAACAGCTTGATACATAAGTTCAATTCTTTTACTTACCTGAAATGTCTCGAGGCGTTTGCTCTGCTGCATGGCGCCCGACATTAGGTCGCATGCCACACCGTTGCGTTGCAGATAGTTGCGATATGAGTCAGCGCGACTCTGAGAGCTGGCAAACAGAATGCCCTGCTCGTAGGGCAATTGATCAAAGATCTGGCGCAATACCCCAAGCTTAGCCATCATCTCCTGCAGGCTGTTGAGCTGTTCGGGCAGTTCGTAGACAAACTGTCGTATGCCAAGCAGAACTGTGGCGCGCTCACTGTTCGAGATCAGTATCGGGTTGTGCATCACCTTGGACAGACGCTCGTCCAGCTGATTGGGGTACGTTGCGCTGCAGGCAATAAGCTGGCATAACTTGGGCATCGCCTCCAAAACTGCCTGAACATCTTTTTGCAGTGTTTCAGTGGCATACAGTTGATCTGCTTCGTCCAAGACAATCAGCTTAATGGATGAAGTATCGAAAACTTTGTTGTGCAGCAGATGTAGCAGTCGGCCAGGTGTTCCAACCACAATGCGCGCCTTGGACATACGCATGCGATCCTTCTTAACATCTGTGCCTCCTATGTAGCTGACTGCGGCATAGGATGCATTGGAGCGCATGTGGAAGGACAGTCCGTTGGATGTGTCCTCCACCTGAATAGCTAGTTCACGAGTTGGCACTATGATTAATACTTGCGGCTTGGCCAGCGACTTGTCCAGAATTTGCAGCGCGGCCAGCAAATAGATTAATGTTTTACCCGTGCCGCTTTTCGACTGCACGAGCAGATCTATAAGAAGTTaatcaatataaatagaaGCCTATCTGGAATTATTCACATTCATACCCATGCCCGCTAGTGTCATTGGAATAGCGGCTGCTTGAATTTTGGTTGGCGTCAGAAACTTGTGTTCCCTTAATACCTTTAAAATGCTCGGGCTCAGCTGGAGTTGCTCGAAGGTCGTAGAGCCGGTGGCCACATCGCTGGTCCGTTGCTCTCCCTTTGCTAAAACATGAGCGATTGTCTGCTCCATGTTCACGCACTTTTCGTGCTCTATATACTTTTTAAACTAGAACGCAATTTAAttgcgaaattgaaattcacgTTGTCAAAAAGCCGCGAAGCGTTTCTGTCTAGCAAACAAACATATGATAGTTATCGACACACCACCACACTTTACGGTTCTTTTCGATAAGcattattgttgtgtgtgttgtaaaGTGCCGCCAGTGTTTAATTTGCGTTGCGCAGCGCAACTTGCGCTGCCTTGaatatatcgataaaataTCGATAGAGATAGCCGAAGATCAAATACACTCGCACAACTCATTCGTATAAGCAATCATCAATCAGAAAggtaaacataacaaaataagaaaattaaaaattcattttaaaatactttcaatCGTTTAATTAAAGGAAGACATTGATTCAAATGCTGCAACACAGTTTCACAAcatattcaatatttcaaaagtttttttttatttctagcGATACCAGAACATAAATAATCCACAAAACATggaaaaacacaaattaacGGTCTTTTTGATTACTGGACAACCAGGTAAGGCCAAATGTACAATGTCGGTAAATTGCtcaattaaacttaatttgttCGTTCAAACAGGTATCGGGAAGACGACATTAGTTGGCAAGATAGCCGCAAATATGCGCAACCAGTGCACGTTGCAAGGCTTTTTTACCGACGAAGTGCGGGAAAACAATCAACGCATTGGCTTTGATGTGGTTACCATGGCTGGGAAACGTGAAATATTAGCACGCGAAAAAGTCCAAGGAAACCTTCCAAAGGTGGGCAAATATTCGGTGTATGTTGAGAACTTCGAGAAACTTGCGCTGCCATTGCTAAATATATCATCTCAGCCGACACAGTTGATGATTATCGATGAGGTTGGCAAGATGGAATTGCTGAGCAAACGTTTTGAGGAAGCTGTTCGCATGCTGGTTCTGAATGAACAAATAGCATTAATTACCATTCCATTGCACACCAACAAGCGCATTGGGCTAGTAGAATTTCTTAAGTCGTATCCACAGTCTAGGATCTATACGGTCAATCATACGAATCGTGATAGTTTGGTGCGGACAATCTCAGAAGACATTATCAAATCAATACCATAAATCTGAGAGTTTCTTTTGAATGTTCTGGAAAGGCAACTCAGCTTTTGTCGAAAATGACAAACAAAAGACtgtattaaattattcatattttgtattagtAGAGAAATTATATACTTATCAAAAAATGTTACCAAAATTCTTGTATGTTGTTCTGGTCCTGCTATTGACCATCTTGCATATTTGCAGCCACTTGAATCCCATCATCAAGGCCAATGCCATCATTAAAACCATCAATTTCGATTACACTCGTGAGCTGAAACTGCATGTCGGCTATAGATACCATAGTGGATTCCTTTGGCAAGCTCTAGTCAATTCCCTGATCGTCATTTATGGTCTGTGGCGTTGTCAGCGAGCTGTTGACCAGCAGAAGCAGCGTCAACTTGACGCACTGAATCCACCTGTGAATCAGAATCGGAATCTGAATCAGACAAATGGTCCTCTCACTGGCAATCCTTACATCTCGCCAGCGACGGAGGTGAAATTGAATTGGTTGCGTAGCCGAAGCAAGATTCCTTCCAGTTGGCAACTGTTTCCGCTGCGTGTCTTTGCCTTGTACTCGATGCCCTGGCTGCTCACATTTCTGCTGAATGGATTCTTCGGATATACCGCAGTTAATCTGGTCATGCGAAACTTTTGCACCTCCCAACCGGAGGTTTTAAAGCTCTGCTTCCGTATCCAGCGCCTCTATCTACAAAACTGGCTGCCTCATGGCATTAGCCATTATGTGGCAAAATTTCATGGCGCATTCGAGTTTCTGTTTgcgacacacacaaatttcatAGCCTATCCGACCGATGTGCTGCTGGAAGGCGATTGAATTGGGCAAAAATTAGATAGTCAACGTTGGATCAGTAACTGTTTTGGAATCGGCTTTTTGgatacttttttgttttctattttctgtattttggCAGCAAAAGAATAAAACTGCATTTGTTACGAATTTGCGCAATAACAACTCCAACCATTTATTTAACTTCATTTCCACAAGTCCAGTTGATGTTGAAGCTTGCTCGCGGGAAATATtcgtattcatttttttgcgCGACCACATTGCAAAAACTTTTTCCACAATCTCGTGGCAGTTATTTTCGCCCACTAAATCAAATGGCGCAATTTGTGGTGTGTgaaagtatttcatattttgtgtggcccaaaattatttaaccatctttaaaaaatgaattttactaACACAGCAATCTAAAATCTTAAAGTCAACTCAATGTCAACTCATTGCTCACATCAAAATATTCTATACATTTCcccacaaacaaatttaacattaCCCCAAACAATATATTGCTGTGGATTTTTACTGTGGTTGCTCAAGGCTGAAGAATCCAAGGACTAACAATTCTACACAGATAGTGCAGTTCAGATAGAGTTATATTTACCGTTTCAAGTTTAAGgtaagttttaatattttaaaattgactGTGCTAGAACTACAAAGAGTAGGGCCATCACAGATTGATTCAAGAGTTCACTTAAGTTATTTGAAGGCAAGTGCATaaccccaaaaagtatgcaacagtcttgcaattttaaataacgATCAACTGAATGGTTATTAAAAAGGTCTTAAGATCACTTTGATTGTGGAAAACCAATTCcgaaattatttgcattaaatatttatactttacaTGTTATTAGGGaactaattatttattttaatcaattccATCAATGAATAAAGTTGCTTAAATATATCAGAAATTTGTTAGGTGATCAATTTGAATGTTCATTACCCAAAGATAATACATACAGTCGGTGGATATAGTAAACTAGTTATAGGAAGTTACGTGAAcagtatttacattttagcTTGAAATAGGTTGGTAAACAAATTGAGAAGAGTCGGCCAACTGATGTTTGTTTCTTGCTTTCATAAAgtgaattatttttgcatttttagagTAAATATTTGTGATTTATATAAGATGTGCACTATATTCAAACATGACAtatcaacattttaatgtaaaaaataccaaatatcagggtaaacatgaaataatattgtacCTTAAAAAAGTATGgaaaatttcttatatttcGACCTACATATGTAGATGCAGCCTACATCATAGCTCTTAGCCACATTAATCTATGTCGTACTTCTAATCTACGATATACATTCTATGAATGTTGATAATAGTACCCTATGAATCCAACAAATTccagggtataaaaatgacaACAGTGCAGACTTTTTAGTTGCAGTAGGCTCTGACTACGCACAGCAATGATTTCAACAGATCCGtttttcattccattttcAGTTCTCGGCAAAGATTGTACTTTTagttatttctattttttctgACACTCGTACgatagttttattttgtctTTATACATTCCTGACACATTTTACATCATATTTGGAGTTTTTCagtttgcaaaattaaattgattgcaaatCCAAGTCGATAAATTTTCTAAAGCTCATTTGTGCTTCGATCAACAGCAAACCAAACATCATGTATATGCGTAGTCAGATTCGTCTCTTAAGTCGGCAATCCATTTCGAGGCTTCTCAAACTGAATGATCGTATCAATCCCACGCGGATTGCATTGAGATATGCATCATGCGAAACTAGCGGCAAGCAAGGCGGTGGTAAAGGCATCGTCCTTGGGCTGTATGAAAAGGAGAGTGGCAAGGGACCAAGACTGACGCCGGCGGGCGAAAAGTTTGACGATCGAGTGCAGGGAAAGTTGTCCGAACTGATCTGCGAAACGAAGATCAGTGGACGCTTGGGACGCGGCAAGATATTCAACAATGTGGACAGCGAGTATCGCTCGATCTGCGTGGTTGGCGCCGGACTCGAGGGCATCGCCTTCAATGAGCTGGAGATGCTGGACGAGGGGATGGAGAATATACGTGTTGCCGCGGGTATTGGAGCACGTTCGCTGCAGTCACTCAAGTGCACCGAGGTCCATGTGGATCACATGGACTATCCGGAGCAAGCAGCCGAAGGTGCTGCTCTCTCTGTGTGGCGCTACGAGGACAATTTGAATAAGAAGTATCGCACTGTGGTGCCCAAGCTGGAGCTGCACGCCTCGCCCGACATGGATTCGTGGACGCGTGGCCTGTTCAAAGCGGAGGCGCAGAACCTGGCCAGACGATTGTCGGATGCCCCAGCTAACTGTATGACGCCCACCAACTTTGCCCAGGCTGCTGTGGATGCGCTGTGTCCCTGTGGCATCACTGTGGAGGTGCGCACCATGGAATGGATCGAGCAGCAGCGTCTCAACTCTTTCCTCATGATAGCCAAGGGTTCGTGTGAGCCTCCCGTGCTGCTAGAGATTGCTTACTGCGGCACTGCACCCGAGGATAAGCCCATACTACTTGTTGGCCAAGGTATCACCTTCAATTCCGGCGGCCTTAATCTGCGCCCATGCAACGGCATGGATGAGTTCCGTGGTGATCTTAGCGGCGCAGCCGTCATCCTGGCGGCGATGCGAGCTGCAGCCGCACTCTCGCTGCCCATCAACATCACGGCCATACTGCCGCTGTGCGAGAATCTGCCGTCGGGCATGTCCTGCAAGCCTGGCGATGTGGTGACGCTGCTCAATGCCAAGACGATGGCAGTGCGCAACGTGAGTCGAACCGGAGTCGTTGTCATTGCCGATCCCATGCTCTATGGCCAGCTGACCTACAAGCCTCGACTTGTCGTCGACGTGGGCTCCATGTGCATTGGCATCCGGAAGGCCGTTGGCGGCGGGGCCACCGGCATCTGGTCCAATTCGCACTACATCTGGAAGCAGTTCCAGCGCGCTGGCTCCCTCACTGGCGATCGCTTGTGGCGCTTCCCTCTGTGGCGCTTCTACAAGGATCGTGTCGCCGAGAATCACAGCTTTGATCTGGCCAACGATGGCGATGGTCATGCCTCGTCGTGCCTGGCAGCAGCTGTCCTCCACGAGCTGATACCCTGCAGTGATTGGGCGCATCTGGACACCTGTGGCACCGGGTTGCTCACCAGATTCGGCATTATTCCGTATCTGGCAGGTGGCAGAATGACTGGACGACCCACCCGAACTTTGGTACAATTCCTTTACCAAATGGCGTGTCCTGATGCCAAGTAggaaattttgttatttaccTATTTACGTTGTTCTCTGGAGATTTTACTTTGgactttatcaaatttgtcAAGCAATAAGCTGGAAAGCTTTTAACTAACAGAAGTAGGAACAGAACAGAACCGAACAAAGAAGTTGACCAACCCTAGTTTTACCATTGATAACAGATATTATTCGACTTCTGGTTAGTAGGATATGATTATTTCGGACAATTGTGTTGGCCAAATTTAGTTGGTAGTACCagaacatttttaattctAGATGTAATGGTTTcagtcaaattaaaaatataaataaataagtattcaGTTATATAGTAAATCGTGTTTACTTAATTtagtaatatattatatgttatattgttattattttacttacaGAAAGACATTGAATTGACAAGGGCGGCTGATAACTTTAACTAACTTTATTCCTTATctgtaaaatttttatttatatgtgtttGACAAGGCGGATCAGCTAAGTAGTCGTGGTAAAGCAGAAGAGAAAATTGCAATGCTTACCGCTGTGTGTTTTTGCTCAACTGTTATTCAACAGTTGTTATCAGAGCAAGGTGTTGATCACAAAAGTGTCAAAAAGTGATTACCAAAAATGTTTAGGTATCTTAATCTTTAGGTGTATCTTAATTTGTGTAGGTGGGTctgactaggcggcggaccaagaTAATATTACGGATGGATCTGGTTAGTGGGCGTGGTCTTCTCAACGATTTCACAACTTGCTGCGTCGCTATTTTGTTCAACTGTTAATTAACAGTTGTGCAAAATTGCTAAAAGTTAGCAGAGTAAGCTGCTGGAaatcaaatgtaaaaatgAGGTTGCCAAAAATTTGGCTTTATATGTAAAATTGCCATGTGCATAtgtttgactaggcggcggagCGAGATATTAGTGAAATCAGATCTACTAAGAGCTTCATCGAGATTTTTTAGTTTGGCTAGAGTGTGTTTGGTCAACTGTTACTAAACAGTTCTGCTGAACTAGAACATATTCGTAGAGcaattgataaatttattacttaaaaagtgtaaaaaagtgattgccaaaaatttgaaggTATGTGTGTcacattgtgtgtgtgggtttgactaggcggcggaccaagaTAATAGTGAAGGCGGATGTGCtgagtgggcgtggtcaggcAGAAGAGCTTCTTAAAGGTATCACAGCTTGcttagaaattatttttctcaACTGTTACTAACAGTTGTGCAAAACTTCTAGAAATTAGCAGAGCAAGCTGCTGGTAATCATTTAGTTAAAGTGTGAAAATGagattgccaaaaatttgtccTAATCTGAAAAATTTGCATGTTCATGTgcttgactaggcggcggacgGAAATATTTGGGACAGCTGATCTACTAAGTGGACGTGGTTAAGCGGAAGAGCTTCATGAACGTTTCTTAGTTTGCCTAGGTCAACTGTTACTAAACAGTTGTGCTAAAGTGAAACATATTGGTAAAgtaattgattaattgattccttaaaaagtgtgaaaaagtgattgccaaaaatttgaaggTATGTGTGTCGCATTTTGTAGGTGGgtttgactaggcggcggaccaagaTAGTAGTGAAGGCAGATCTTCTCGTTAGGCGTGATCAGGCAGGCGAGCCTTTCAAAAGATTGCACTACTTGATTACCTACATTTTTCATCAACTGTTACGCAACAGTTGTGCAAAACTTCTAGAAATTAGCAGAGCAAGCTGCTGGTAATCATTtagtttaaaaatgtaaaaatgagattgccaaaaatttgccCTAATCTgtaaaatttgcatatgcatgtgcttgactaggcggcggaccgagaTATTAGTGAAAGCAGATCTActaagtgggcgtggttaAACGGAAGAGCTTCATGAACGTTTCTTAGTTTGGTTAGGGTGTTTTTGGTCAACTGTTACTAAACAGTTCTGCTGAACTAGAACATATTGGTAGAGCAAATGATAAATTTATTAGTTGAAAAGTGTAAAAAAgtgattgccaaaaatttgtagATATGTGTGTCACATTGTGTGGGTGGgtttgactaggcggcggaccaagaTAATAGTGAAAGCGGATGtgctaagtgggcgtggtcaggcAAAAGAGCTTCTCTAAGGTAGCACAACTTGCTTCGTCGCTGTTTTGTTCAACTGTTATTTAACAGTTGTGAAAAACTCTTAAAAATTAGCTGAGTAAGCTGCTGGTAAtcatttactttaaaaatctaaaaaagtgattgccaaaaatttgtctTTATCTGTAAAATTTGAATGTGTATAtgtttgactaggcggcggaccaagaTAATAGTGAAGGCGGATCTTCTCGTTAGGCGTGATCAGGCAGGCGAGCTTTTCAAAAGATTGCACTACTGTATTACCTACATTTTTCATCAACTGTTACTCAACAGTTGTGTAGAACTGCATGAGCTAGGCAGATTAAAATAGCGTAACTTGTGCTCCGTCACGATTTTGCTCAACTGTTACTCAACAGTTGTGCAGAACTGCTAGAAATGGGCAGAGTAAGCTGCTGGTTATCGTTAAGTTAGAACGTGCAAAAAAGTGATTACCAAAAATTTGCCTGAATGAGTGAAATTCGCATATGCATGCGTTTGTctaggcggcggaccaagaTAATAGTGAAGGCGGATGTGCtgagtgggcgtggtcaggcAGAAGAGCTTCTCAAAGGTATCACAGCTTGCTTCGTCGCTGTTTTGTTCAACTGTTATTTAACAGTTGTGAAAAACTTTTAAGCATTAGCAGAGTAAGCTGCTGGTAATCATTTagtttgaaaatgtaaaatgtgaTTGCCAAAAACTTGGCTTTATCTGTAAAATTTGAATGTGTATAtgtttgactaggcggcggaccaagaTAATAGTGAAGGCGGATCTTCTCGTTAGGCGTGATCAGGCAGGCGAGCTTTTCAAAAGATTGCACTACTGTATTACCTACATTTTTCATCAACTGTTACTCAACAGTTGTGTAGAACTGCATGAGCTAGGCAGATTAAAATAGCGTAACTTGTGCTCCGTCACGATTTTGCTCAACTGTTACTCAACAGTTGTGCAGAACTGCTAGAAATGGGCAGAGTAAGCTGCTGGTTATCGTTAAGTTAGAACGTGCAAAAAAgtgattgccaaaaatttgactgagtgagtgaaatttgcatatgcatgtgcatgactaggcggcggaccgagaTATTAGTGAAAGCAGATCTActaagtgggcgtggttaAACGGAAGAGCTTCATGAACGTTTCTTAGTTTGGTTAGGGTTTTTTTGGTCAACTGTTACTAAACGGTTGCGCTGAACTAGAACATTTTGGTAGAGTAATTGATTCCTTAAAAAGTGTGAAAAAgtgattgccaaaaatttgtagATATGTGTGTCTCATTGTGTGGGTGGgtttgactaggcggcggaccaagaTAATAGTGAAGGCGGATCtgctaagtgggcgtggttCGGCAGGGAATCTTCGTTAAGATTATCAAGCTTAattatgtgtgcatgtgtttatgtttgtgtgtgtgcttctgaTCAACTTTTGCTGTAATAAGCAAATGGGGACTGCAACTCACTATAAAAATGGTTTCAATTACTATTGGATACGAAGCTGAGCTCGCAGCTGCACTCTAGTTGATTTTTGTTAAacatatgaattaatttttattttataaaattattttgtcaattttaacaaattcttACCACAAGcattaccaaaaatattagTACGTTCATTTTGaacatatattttctttttatatagttattttatttcactttctttTACAGTTATTCTATATACTTTACTATATATTCTATACCATGCTATTGACACTATTGATTTCTCGCCTCAATCGATAGTTTGCTCATTTAAGTACATGGCTATTGTCACGTCTGTAAGCGGAACTAACAGCTTCTCTGTTTCGGCCTCTGACTACTCAAACAAATGTCAGAGAAAGCTTAGGCCCAGCTTCCCTCTGACCAGCAGCCATACTCGTAGATAAGATTGGTGGGCCTGAAACTGACGATTGAAGAGGAGGACGATAACGGATGGCTAATAAACCGCAGGCGTTCGAAGTGCATTGACAATGTCGATTGCTTGCAGTGAATGGCGACCATAAAGCACCTGCCACGCCCCCGCATTATAaatgccacatgctgcatgccacatgccacatgctacATACTATATGCTGCCGCATTCCACATTCCGACAGTGTAAAGTTCAAAACTGGTTTGATGCTGCTGTTCCACAATTTTGGCATATCAATGAAGCATAAGCATCGAGCCATTGGCCAAGTTTTCAACACGTTTGTTAAGTTGTTGCACGAAAATCCTGTCACGTAACAGGCTGAAGTTGACAGCCAGCCAGCTGAAAATTGAAACATTATGTAgattatttttggaaaattcAATGAGCTATGTGCGAACATCGTACATCGAGTAGAGCCAGCTGTCAATAGTTaactgatttattttaatcgcTGTGTTAATTTATCATAACATTTTCTCTTCACAGCTACAGGAAGTCAAGTCGCCCAAGTCCCACTCCAGGCTGTGTGCCACAACTTGCTGCAAATGACGTTGATCATTTATCATTATAACAGCTTCgatttatatacattattttgcactctgcagaaatcatttgtaattaagcaaatggcaaagttTTTGGGGGCGAAAGTTTAAAGCGCCCAACGTTGACACTTCATAAATTTGCAGTaaacttaattgaatttgttgtggctgtgtgcgtgtgtttatgtgtgtgcaatcatttcccattttcattcgaattgattttcatatttgctTCATGTATTACATGAAATTGCTTGGCACGTTCTGGCGActttgtaaattgaattaatataaGCACAGTCTGTGtttggccacgcccacacacccacacagcCACACGGCCACGCAACATAATGTTGCACAATGTTTGGTGTACAACCTCGACCTAGCCTACATCTTGGTTGTCCTTgtggcaactgctgctgaAGGCAAAACTTATTTCGTTGGCTGTCAACATtttacacttttatttttttaatgataaaGTGTTGCGTTTTAATCCCGCATACCTTGGCACTTGGGCAAAACTGCTGACAGCAAAGGTGTGAACTATGTGGCCAAGAGCCGTGTGCGGAGAGCTGTTTGCCATAAAGTTGTATGGCTCAATTGCTGGCAATGCTTTTTAGTTGGCTGCCACCGCCGCTGACAGTTGCCGCACACTTTTGGGCTTAAAACTATGAAATATGCGTGGCAAAGTGTTTCgagattattttataatggCCTCCCACTCAGTCCCTCAAAAAGTTTGGCGCGTGCCACagccagcaaaagcaaaggtcGCAACTCGAGTTGTATGCATTATACATCGCGGCATATATTGAGTTACAACTGCGCTCCTTTGCCCACCGATGATATGATCATGGCGACTCACAAAGCTGCCGTCAGTTGCCATTGTTATTTATGACGGCCATCGGCAGGAAAtggatgtgtgtgcgtgatGTGACTGagtctgtctctgtgtctgtgtgtctgtgtccgTGTCTGTGACGTGACGTGACATTCGCATGTCATGACGAGCCAGTTTGACCTCCTGCTCCATGGACCGTTGTGGGCACAAACAGTTGGCTGCAGTTCACGTGATGTTCGGCCACGTTTAGGACAGGAAAAG
This is a stretch of genomic DNA from Drosophila albomicans strain 15112-1751.03 chromosome 3, ASM965048v2, whole genome shotgun sequence. It encodes these proteins:
- the LOC117567750 gene encoding nucleoside-triphosphatase THEP1 isoform X1; the protein is MEKHKLTVFLITGQPGIGKTTLVGKIAANMRNQCTLQGFFTDEVRENNQRIGFDVVTMAGKREILAREKVQGNLPKVGKYSVYVENFEKLALPLLNISSQPTQLMIIDEVGKMELLSKRFEEAVRMLVLNEQIALITIPLHTNKRIGLVEFLKSYPQSRIYTVNHTNRDSLVRTISEDIIKSIP
- the LOC117567750 gene encoding nucleoside-triphosphatase THEP1 isoform X2 — protein: MEKHKLTVFLITGQPGIGKTTLVGKIAANMRNQCTLQGFFTDEVRENNQRIGFDVVTMAGKREILAREKVQGNLPKPTQLMIIDEVGKMELLSKRFEEAVRMLVLNEQIALITIPLHTNKRIGLVEFLKSYPQSRIYTVNHTNRDSLVRTISEDIIKSIP
- the LOC117567748 gene encoding cytosol aminopeptidase-like is translated as MYMRSQIRLLSRQSISRLLKLNDRINPTRIALRYASCETSGKQGGGKGIVLGLYEKESGKGPRLTPAGEKFDDRVQGKLSELICETKISGRLGRGKIFNNVDSEYRSICVVGAGLEGIAFNELEMLDEGMENIRVAAGIGARSLQSLKCTEVHVDHMDYPEQAAEGAALSVWRYEDNLNKKYRTVVPKLELHASPDMDSWTRGLFKAEAQNLARRLSDAPANCMTPTNFAQAAVDALCPCGITVEVRTMEWIEQQRLNSFLMIAKGSCEPPVLLEIAYCGTAPEDKPILLVGQGITFNSGGLNLRPCNGMDEFRGDLSGAAVILAAMRAAAALSLPINITAILPLCENLPSGMSCKPGDVVTLLNAKTMAVRNVSRTGVVVIADPMLYGQLTYKPRLVVDVGSMCIGIRKAVGGGATGIWSNSHYIWKQFQRAGSLTGDRLWRFPLWRFYKDRVAENHSFDLANDGDGHASSCLAAAVLHELIPCSDWAHLDTCGTGLLTRFGIIPYLAGGRMTGRPTRTLVQFLYQMACPDAK
- the LOC117567749 gene encoding uncharacterized protein LOC117567749, which gives rise to MFWKGNSAFVENDKQKTVLNYSYFVLVEKLYTYQKMLPKFLYVVLVLLLTILHICSHLNPIIKANAIIKTINFDYTRELKLHVGYRYHSGFLWQALVNSLIVIYGLWRCQRAVDQQKQRQLDALNPPVNQNRNLNQTNGPLTGNPYISPATEVKLNWLRSRSKIPSSWQLFPLRVFALYSMPWLLTFLLNGFFGYTAVNLVMRNFCTSQPEVLKLCFRIQRLYLQNWLPHGISHYVAKFHGAFEFLFATHTNFIAYPTDVLLEGD